One window of the Nothobranchius furzeri strain GRZ-AD chromosome 3, NfurGRZ-RIMD1, whole genome shotgun sequence genome contains the following:
- the LOC129167721 gene encoding uncharacterized protein isoform X2, with translation MRVSRSVRIRLQPCSQQPQPAVLSCKRIFYQKMQGNVEEFKNFHTMLVKLASQVSTEIADIVNALLADLLDAKIEPEEFASRMHTGLMTPLHPRHVLIIKEFLSALKLSPATVARPDGGRRYSDSVSSSGAPPAGTPGHAAAMKMRENVKKCKNILRMLMKETSHVPPSSELADINNVRALIQDLLDAKTEPEEFACKLDVDLKMPDLVPFLKENLPSLRLFLLITQQKLFMPLQQEVKTEGGRTPPATVARPDVGRRYSDSVSSTGAPPAGTPGHVTAVVVKTEVTDGDQDQMASQSIIQQGTIPVSLPAQISTDQMDKMNDPEEGSFSDKHCRIVHCLICHEPQDMLLAHLGSVCMRNSTPEERIEELQKATESMKKWVRQGRSWNYDEMCKRFPDKSCRHALVSDLLKMGFFVQNAPHPADMVVDLAVELKPSCSFATIATSDRRGASSSAKENPSYGESDSKGGPSWQNLDESIQGRSKALKRARDVSDEDATKYGKREEHHLLAYRSHSSGTQLTKQINNGYTANYPRPEDVVDKRKPPQRSDTQNAPDIKTENIQQQLSGPAMRYFRDP, from the exons ATGCGTGTCTCCCGCTCAGTGCGTATACGTTTGCAGCCCTGTAGCCAGCAGCCGCAGCCAGCAGTTTTGAGTTGTAAACGGATCTTTTACCAA aAAATGCAAGGGAatgtggaggaatttaagaactTCCACACCATGCTTGTGAAACTGGCTTCACAGGTCTCCACTGAGATTGCAGACATTGTTAATGCTCTGCTTGCAGACCTGCTG GATGCCAAGATTGAACCCGAGGAGTTTGCCAGCCGAATGCACACTGGCCTCATGACACCCCTTCATCCTCGACATGTGCTGATTATCAAG GAATTCCTCTCAGCCCTCAAATTGTCTCCTGCCACCGTGGCTAGGCCAGATGGTGGCAGACGGTACTCTGACAGTGTCAGCAGCTCAGGTGCACCGCCTGCTGGAACACCTGGACACGCGGCTGCCATG AAAATGCGGGAAAATGTGAAGAAATGTAAGAATATTCTGCGCATGCTCATGAAAGAGACGTCTCACGTCCCTCCTTCTTCTGAGCTTGCAGACATTAACAATGTTAGAGCTCTGATTCAAGACCTGCTG GATGCCAAGACTGAACCTGAGGAGTTTGCCTGCAAACTGGACGTTGACCTCAAGATGCCTGACCTGGTGCCTTTTCTCAAG GAAAATCTACCATCCCTCAGATTGTTTCTGCTGATCACTCAGCAGAAACTGTTCATGCCCCTGCAGCAGGAAGTCAAAACAGAAGGTGGCAGGACCCCTCCTGCTACCGTGGCTAGGCCAGATGTTGGCAGACGGTACTCTGACAGTGTCAGCAGCACAGGTGCACCGCCTGCTGGAACACCTGGACACGTGACTGCAGTG GTGGTGAAGACTGAAGTGACTGACGGGGATCAAGACCAGATGGCTTCTCAGTCCATCATACAGCAAG gaacaaTTCCAGTGAGCCTGCCTGCTCAAATCTCCACAGATCAGATGGACAAGATGAATGACCCTGAAGAAGGCTCTTTCAG TGACAAACACTGCCGCATTGTGCACTGTTTGATTTGTCACGAGCCGCAGGACATGCTGCTTGCACACTTGGGCAGTGTGTGCATGAGAAACAGCACACCTGAGGAGAGAATTGAGGAACTGCAAAAGGCCACAGAGTCCATGAAGAAATGGGTCCGCCAAGGAAGGTCCTGGAATTATGACGAAATGTGTAAACGCTTCCCTGATAAGTCCTGCAGACATGCACTTGTTTCAGATCTTTTGAAAATGGGCTTTTTTGTGCAAAACGCCCCTCATCCCGCTGACATGGTAGTGGATTTAGCTGTAGAGCTCAAACCCTCCTGCAGCTTTGCCACAATAGCCACCAGTGACAGAAGAGGTGCCAGTAGCAGTGCCAAGGAGAATCCCAGTTATGGGGAGAGTGATTCTAAAGGTGGCCCGTCCTGGCAAAA TTTGGACGAATCAATTCAAGGGAGGAGTAAGGCACTAAAGAGGGCCAGAGATGTCAGTGATGAAGATGCCACTAAGTATGGCAAACGTGAAGAGCACCACTTGT TAGCTTACAGAAGTCATTCAAGTGGGACTCAGTTAACAAAGCAGATCAACAATGGGTACACCGCCAATTACCCCCGTCCAGAGGACGTTGTCGACAAGCGAAAGCCACCACAGAGGAGTGACACACAAAATGCCCCAGACATCAAAACCGAGAATATCCAACAGCAACTCTCTGGTCCTGCCATGAGATACTTTAGGGATCCATGA
- the LOC129167721 gene encoding uncharacterized protein isoform X3, with translation MRVSRSVRIRLQPCSQQPQPAVLSCKRIFYQKMQGNVEEFKNFHTMLVKLASQVSTEIADIVNALLADLLDAKIEPEEFASRMHTGLMTPLHPRHVLIIKEFLSALKLSPATVARPDGGRRYSDSVSSSGAPPAGTPGHAAAMDAKTEPEEFACKLDVDLKMPDLVPFLKENLPSLRLFLLITQQKLFMPLQQEVKTEGGRTPPATVARPDVGRRYSDSVSSTGAPPAGTPGHVTAVVVKTEVTDGDQDQMASQSIIQQGTIPVSLPAQISTDQMDKMNDPEEGSFSDKHCRIVHCLICHEPQDMLLAHLGSVCMRNSTPEERIEELQKATESMKKWVRQGRSWNYDEMCKRFPDKSCRHALVSDLLKMGFFVQNAPHPADMVVDLAVELKPSCSFATIATSDRRGASSSAKENPSYGESDSKGGPSWQNLDESIQGRSKALKRARDVSDEDATKYGKREEHHLSVAYRSHSSGTQLTKQINNGYTANYPRPEDVVDKRKPPQRSDTQNAPDIKTENIQQQLSGPAMRYFRDP, from the exons ATGCGTGTCTCCCGCTCAGTGCGTATACGTTTGCAGCCCTGTAGCCAGCAGCCGCAGCCAGCAGTTTTGAGTTGTAAACGGATCTTTTACCAA aAAATGCAAGGGAatgtggaggaatttaagaactTCCACACCATGCTTGTGAAACTGGCTTCACAGGTCTCCACTGAGATTGCAGACATTGTTAATGCTCTGCTTGCAGACCTGCTG GATGCCAAGATTGAACCCGAGGAGTTTGCCAGCCGAATGCACACTGGCCTCATGACACCCCTTCATCCTCGACATGTGCTGATTATCAAG GAATTCCTCTCAGCCCTCAAATTGTCTCCTGCCACCGTGGCTAGGCCAGATGGTGGCAGACGGTACTCTGACAGTGTCAGCAGCTCAGGTGCACCGCCTGCTGGAACACCTGGACACGCGGCTGCCATG GATGCCAAGACTGAACCTGAGGAGTTTGCCTGCAAACTGGACGTTGACCTCAAGATGCCTGACCTGGTGCCTTTTCTCAAG GAAAATCTACCATCCCTCAGATTGTTTCTGCTGATCACTCAGCAGAAACTGTTCATGCCCCTGCAGCAGGAAGTCAAAACAGAAGGTGGCAGGACCCCTCCTGCTACCGTGGCTAGGCCAGATGTTGGCAGACGGTACTCTGACAGTGTCAGCAGCACAGGTGCACCGCCTGCTGGAACACCTGGACACGTGACTGCAGTG GTGGTGAAGACTGAAGTGACTGACGGGGATCAAGACCAGATGGCTTCTCAGTCCATCATACAGCAAG gaacaaTTCCAGTGAGCCTGCCTGCTCAAATCTCCACAGATCAGATGGACAAGATGAATGACCCTGAAGAAGGCTCTTTCAG TGACAAACACTGCCGCATTGTGCACTGTTTGATTTGTCACGAGCCGCAGGACATGCTGCTTGCACACTTGGGCAGTGTGTGCATGAGAAACAGCACACCTGAGGAGAGAATTGAGGAACTGCAAAAGGCCACAGAGTCCATGAAGAAATGGGTCCGCCAAGGAAGGTCCTGGAATTATGACGAAATGTGTAAACGCTTCCCTGATAAGTCCTGCAGACATGCACTTGTTTCAGATCTTTTGAAAATGGGCTTTTTTGTGCAAAACGCCCCTCATCCCGCTGACATGGTAGTGGATTTAGCTGTAGAGCTCAAACCCTCCTGCAGCTTTGCCACAATAGCCACCAGTGACAGAAGAGGTGCCAGTAGCAGTGCCAAGGAGAATCCCAGTTATGGGGAGAGTGATTCTAAAGGTGGCCCGTCCTGGCAAAA TTTGGACGAATCAATTCAAGGGAGGAGTAAGGCACTAAAGAGGGCCAGAGATGTCAGTGATGAAGATGCCACTAAGTATGGCAAACGTGAAGAGCACCACTTGT CAGTAGCTTACAGAAGTCATTCAAGTGGGACTCAGTTAACAAAGCAGATCAACAATGGGTACACCGCCAATTACCCCCGTCCAGAGGACGTTGTCGACAAGCGAAAGCCACCACAGAGGAGTGACACACAAAATGCCCCAGACATCAAAACCGAGAATATCCAACAGCAACTCTCTGGTCCTGCCATGAGATACTTTAGGGATCCATGA
- the LOC129167721 gene encoding uncharacterized protein isoform X1, whose translation MRVSRSVRIRLQPCSQQPQPAVLSCKRIFYQKMQGNVEEFKNFHTMLVKLASQVSTEIADIVNALLADLLDAKIEPEEFASRMHTGLMTPLHPRHVLIIKEFLSALKLSPATVARPDGGRRYSDSVSSSGAPPAGTPGHAAAMKMRENVKKCKNILRMLMKETSHVPPSSELADINNVRALIQDLLDAKTEPEEFACKLDVDLKMPDLVPFLKENLPSLRLFLLITQQKLFMPLQQEVKTEGGRTPPATVARPDVGRRYSDSVSSTGAPPAGTPGHVTAVVVKTEVTDGDQDQMASQSIIQQGTIPVSLPAQISTDQMDKMNDPEEGSFSDKHCRIVHCLICHEPQDMLLAHLGSVCMRNSTPEERIEELQKATESMKKWVRQGRSWNYDEMCKRFPDKSCRHALVSDLLKMGFFVQNAPHPADMVVDLAVELKPSCSFATIATSDRRGASSSAKENPSYGESDSKGGPSWQNLDESIQGRSKALKRARDVSDEDATKYGKREEHHLSVAYRSHSSGTQLTKQINNGYTANYPRPEDVVDKRKPPQRSDTQNAPDIKTENIQQQLSGPAMRYFRDP comes from the exons ATGCGTGTCTCCCGCTCAGTGCGTATACGTTTGCAGCCCTGTAGCCAGCAGCCGCAGCCAGCAGTTTTGAGTTGTAAACGGATCTTTTACCAA aAAATGCAAGGGAatgtggaggaatttaagaactTCCACACCATGCTTGTGAAACTGGCTTCACAGGTCTCCACTGAGATTGCAGACATTGTTAATGCTCTGCTTGCAGACCTGCTG GATGCCAAGATTGAACCCGAGGAGTTTGCCAGCCGAATGCACACTGGCCTCATGACACCCCTTCATCCTCGACATGTGCTGATTATCAAG GAATTCCTCTCAGCCCTCAAATTGTCTCCTGCCACCGTGGCTAGGCCAGATGGTGGCAGACGGTACTCTGACAGTGTCAGCAGCTCAGGTGCACCGCCTGCTGGAACACCTGGACACGCGGCTGCCATG AAAATGCGGGAAAATGTGAAGAAATGTAAGAATATTCTGCGCATGCTCATGAAAGAGACGTCTCACGTCCCTCCTTCTTCTGAGCTTGCAGACATTAACAATGTTAGAGCTCTGATTCAAGACCTGCTG GATGCCAAGACTGAACCTGAGGAGTTTGCCTGCAAACTGGACGTTGACCTCAAGATGCCTGACCTGGTGCCTTTTCTCAAG GAAAATCTACCATCCCTCAGATTGTTTCTGCTGATCACTCAGCAGAAACTGTTCATGCCCCTGCAGCAGGAAGTCAAAACAGAAGGTGGCAGGACCCCTCCTGCTACCGTGGCTAGGCCAGATGTTGGCAGACGGTACTCTGACAGTGTCAGCAGCACAGGTGCACCGCCTGCTGGAACACCTGGACACGTGACTGCAGTG GTGGTGAAGACTGAAGTGACTGACGGGGATCAAGACCAGATGGCTTCTCAGTCCATCATACAGCAAG gaacaaTTCCAGTGAGCCTGCCTGCTCAAATCTCCACAGATCAGATGGACAAGATGAATGACCCTGAAGAAGGCTCTTTCAG TGACAAACACTGCCGCATTGTGCACTGTTTGATTTGTCACGAGCCGCAGGACATGCTGCTTGCACACTTGGGCAGTGTGTGCATGAGAAACAGCACACCTGAGGAGAGAATTGAGGAACTGCAAAAGGCCACAGAGTCCATGAAGAAATGGGTCCGCCAAGGAAGGTCCTGGAATTATGACGAAATGTGTAAACGCTTCCCTGATAAGTCCTGCAGACATGCACTTGTTTCAGATCTTTTGAAAATGGGCTTTTTTGTGCAAAACGCCCCTCATCCCGCTGACATGGTAGTGGATTTAGCTGTAGAGCTCAAACCCTCCTGCAGCTTTGCCACAATAGCCACCAGTGACAGAAGAGGTGCCAGTAGCAGTGCCAAGGAGAATCCCAGTTATGGGGAGAGTGATTCTAAAGGTGGCCCGTCCTGGCAAAA TTTGGACGAATCAATTCAAGGGAGGAGTAAGGCACTAAAGAGGGCCAGAGATGTCAGTGATGAAGATGCCACTAAGTATGGCAAACGTGAAGAGCACCACTTGT CAGTAGCTTACAGAAGTCATTCAAGTGGGACTCAGTTAACAAAGCAGATCAACAATGGGTACACCGCCAATTACCCCCGTCCAGAGGACGTTGTCGACAAGCGAAAGCCACCACAGAGGAGTGACACACAAAATGCCCCAGACATCAAAACCGAGAATATCCAACAGCAACTCTCTGGTCCTGCCATGAGATACTTTAGGGATCCATGA
- the tbc1d20 gene encoding TBC1 domain family member 20, translated as MKTTRRDGAPSPMNGRQDWDTRRKRKIADITQALSVEPVDVATLRRMAISEGGLLTDEIRCQVWPRLLNVPPHLLDQEPEKVERENNKDSNQVLLDVQRSLRRFPPGMPDEQREGLQEELIDIILRVLKRNPQLHYYQGYHDIVVTFLLVVGERLATVLVEKLSTHHLRDFMDPTMDNTKHILNYLMPIIERVNPDVHDFMQQADVGTVFALSWLITWFGHVLSDFRHVVRLYDFFLACHPLMPIYFAAVIVLYREEEVLECECDMAMVHHLLSQIPQDLPYEMLISRAGDLFVQFPPSELAREAAAHESTAASTFKDFELASTQLQPDSVLRRRRKQKPAALESSSTSPVVAVERPSTARRFVRLAVMGLTVALGAAALAVVNTALEWAPKLDLFP; from the exons ATGAAGACAACTCGAAGAGATGGCGCACCGTCGCCGATGAATGGAAGGCAAG ACTGGGACACCAGGCGGAAACGGAAAATCGCAGACATCACACAGGCCCTTAGTGTGGAGCCAGTGGATGTAGCAACTTTAAGGAGGATGGCTATCAGTGAAGGAGGACTTCTGACTGATGAAATCCGCTGTCAGGTCTGGCCCAGGCTCCTCAACGTTCCTCCACACCTCCTGGATCAAGAGCCTG AAAAGGTGGAACGGGAAAACAATAAGGACAGCAACCAGGTCCTGCTGGATGTCCAGCGTTCACTACGAAGATTTCCACCTG GTATGCCAGATGAGCAGAGAGAGGGTCTTCAGGAAGAGCTAATTGATATAATCCTCAGAGTTCTAAAACGTAATCCCCAGCTACACTACTACCAAGGATACCACGACATTGTTGTCACCTTTTTGCTGGTTGTTGGAGAGCGCCTAGCCACTGTTCTTGTAGAGAAGCTCTCCACTCATCACCTCAG GGACTTCATGGATCCCACGATGGACAACACAAAACACATCCTCAATTATCTGATGCCCATCATTGAACGGGTCAATCCTGATGTGCACGACTTCATGCAGCa GGCTGACGTGGGAACAGTCTTTGCTCTCAGctggctgatcacctggtttggccATGTGCTGTCAGACTTCCGTCATGTGGTGCGGTTGTATGACTTCTTCCTGGCCTGCCATCCATTGATGCCCATCTACTTTGCAGCTGTG ATTGTGCTGTACAGAGAAGAGGAAGTGTTGGAGTGCGAGTGCGACATGGCAATGGTCCATCACCTGCTGTCTCAGATTCCCCAGGATCTGCCGTATGAGATGCTAATTAGCCGAGCCGGAGACCTTTTTGTCCAGTTTCCCCCCTCTGAACTGGCTAGAGAGGCAGCAGCACATGAAAG CACGGCGGCTTCTACCTTTAAGGACTTTGAACTTGCATCCACTCAACTACAGCCGGACTCAGTTCTGCGTCGCAGACGTAAACAGAAACCGGCTGCACTGGAGAGCTCGTCGACAAGCCCCGTGGTGGCAGTGGAGCGACCGTCGACGGCACGGCGTTTTGTCAGATTAGCGGTGATGGGCCTGACTGTGGCGCTCGGGGCGGCGGCGCTTGCTGTGGTTAATACAGCTCTGGAATGGGCCCCAAAGTTGGACTTGTTTCCTTGA